The following are encoded together in the Ovis aries strain OAR_USU_Benz2616 breed Rambouillet chromosome X, ARS-UI_Ramb_v3.0, whole genome shotgun sequence genome:
- the G6PD gene encoding glucose-6-phosphate 1-dehydrogenase (The RefSeq protein has 10 substitutions, 2 frameshifts, 1 non-frameshifting indel compared to this genomic sequence), with the protein MAEQVALSRTQVCGILREELYQGDDFHQADTHIFIIMGASGDLAKKKIYPTIWWLFRDGLLPEDTYIVGYARSRLTVADIRKQSEPFFKATPEEKSKLEEFFARNFYVAGQYDDTASYERLNGHINALHRGTQTNRLFYLVLPPTVYEAVTKNIHETCMSQTEGDVDSGFSQRLEPHHCGEALREGPAELQPAVQPHRLPVTRGPDLPHRPLPGQEMVQNLMVLRFANRIFGTIWNRDNIDCVILTFKEPFGTEGRGGYFDEFWIIRDVMQNHLLQMLCLVAMEKPASTDSDDVRDEKVKVLKCISEVQASNVVLGQYVGNPNEEGEATKGYLDDPTVPRGSTTATFAAAVLYVENERWDGVPFILRCGKALNERKAEVRLQFRDVAGDIFRQQCKRNELVIRVQPNEAVYTKMMTKKPGMFFNPEESELDLTYGNRYKDVKLPDAYERLILDVFCGSQIIVRSDELREAWRIFTPLLHHIEREKARPIPYVYGSRGPVEADELMKRVGFQYEGTYKWVNPHKL; encoded by the exons GGGGACCTGGCCAAGAAGAAGATCTACCCCACCATCTG GTGGCTGTTCCGGGACGGCCTTTTGCCCGAAGACACCTACATCGTGGGCTATGCCCGCTCCCGCCTCACAGTGGCTGACATCCGCAAGCAGAGTGAGCCCTTCTTCAAA GCTACCCCGGAGGAGAAGTCCAAGCTGGAGGAGTTCTTTGCCCGCAACTCCTACGTGGCTGGCCAGTACGATGACACTGCCTCCTACGAGCGCCTCAACAGCCACATAAATGCCCTTCACCGGGGCACACAGACCAACCGCCTCTTCTACCTGGCCTTGCCCCCAACTGTCTATGAGGCTGTCACCAAAAACATCCACGAGACCTGCATGAGCCAGAC ggagGGTGATGT TTCTGGGTTCTCACAGAGGCTGGAACCGCATCATTGTGGAGAAGCCCTTCGGGAAGGACCTGCAGAGCTCCAACCAGCTGTCCAACCACATCGCCTCCCTGTTCCACGAGGACCAGATCTACCGCATCGACCACTACCTGGGCAA GAGATGGTCCAGAACCTCATGGTGCTGAG GTTTGCCAACAGGATCTTCGGGCCCATTTGGAACCGGGACAACATTGCCTGCGTCATCCTCACCTTCAAAGAGCCCTTTGGCACTGAGGGTCGTGGGGGCTACTTTGATGAATTTGGGATCATCCG GGACGTGATGCAGAACCACCTCCTGCAGATGCTGTGTCTGGTGGCCATGGAGAAGCCCGCCTCCACTGACTCAGACGACGTGCGTGATGAGAAG GTCAAGGTGTTGAAATGTATCTCAGAGGTGCAGGCAAGCAACGTGGTCCTGGGCCAGTATGTGGGGAACCCCAACGGAGAGGGGGAGGCCACCAAAGGGTACCTGGATGACCCCACGGTGCCCCGCGGGTCCACCACGGCCACCTTTGCAGCCGCCGTCCTCTACGTGGAGAACGAGCGCTGGGACG GGGTGCCCTTCATCCTGCGCTGCGGCAAAGCCCTGAATGAGCGCAAGGCCGAGGTGCGTCTGCAGTTCCGTGACGTGGCCGGGGACATCTTCCGGCAGCAGTGCAAGCGCAACGAGCTGGTAATCCGCGTGCAGCCCAACGAGGCTGTGTACACCAAGATGATgaccaagaagcctggcatgttctTCAACCCCGAGGAGTCGGAGCTTGACCTGACCTATGGCAACCGATACAAG AATGTGAAGCTCCCTGATGCCTACGAGCGCCTCATCCTGGATGTCTTTTGCGGGAGCCAGATGCACTTCGTGCGCAG TGATGAACTGCGGGAGGCCTGGCGGATCTTCACTCCACTGCTCCACCACATCGAACGCGAGAAGGCCCGGCCCATCCCCTACGTGTATGGCAG CCGGGGCCCTGTGGAGGCAGACGAGCTAATGAAGCGTGTGGGCTTCCAGTACGAAGGCACCTACAAGTGGGTGAACCCCCACAAGCTCTGA